In one window of Arachis ipaensis cultivar K30076 chromosome B06, Araip1.1, whole genome shotgun sequence DNA:
- the LOC107605578 gene encoding growth-regulating factor 1, protein MDLGVVGFDGLVGSEAGFVPFGSGFLKHQRSEQEEEVSNINDHNNRRGAKLSKVNITSGDDDHDDVITTTTSKGMLFFQNHQRNNNNNSSCCNVLLRSNNNNNNNNGNDNVAIALFNDGGEEQEGEEKMLSFSTTPTPKSESLIVEKASSNATLHTSYHPFSSYNINNAGYNNSNWGMNVNVNMNMMNNNVGRVVGAALFTPSQWMELEHQALIYKYITANVPVPSHLLIPIRKALHSTSPFSNFPNPLLRPNPLGWGGFHLGFSSSTDPEPGRCRRTDGKKWRCSRDAVVDQKYCERHMNRGRHRSRKPVEGQSGHAAAVTTTTTTTTTTSNSKLLLPNSNNSSSSFSIVGNTASNNNSNTISFGNCHEHKNVIQQQQPVASDASAANNISRMFMKKENNNANESCSSLLPMLPPNLDLKPKENPFMIHNNNHEFGVVTCDSLLNPSSNNKSNDSQNNSLRHFIDESTQLSISIPNHQFMPTNEKVTLSPLRVSSSRELELELVDPIQMGLGVGIGVNNNIVRQPNWIPISWESSMGGPLGEVLNLNNNNNSNNNNKGSMNLISSDGWDNSPSIGSSPTGVLQKTTAFGSLSNSSAGSSPRAADNNKGGAIL, encoded by the exons ATGGATCTTGGTGTGGTGGGTTTTGATGGGTTGGTGGGTTCAGAAGCTGGGTTTGTTCCATTTGGATCTGGGTTCCTTAAGCATCAAAGATCTGAACAAGAAGAGGAGGTGAGTAATATTAATGATCATAATAATAGAAGAGGGGCAAAACTGTCAAAGGTTAATATTACtagtggtgatgatgatcatgatgatgtcatcacaacaacaacatcaaagGGAATGTTGTTTTTTCAGAATCATCagaggaacaacaacaacaatagctcTTGTTGTAATGTGTTGTTGagatctaataataataataataataataatggaaatGACAATGTTGCCATTGCTCTCTTCAATGATGGTGGTGAAGaacaagaaggagaagagaagatgCTGAGTTTCTCAACAACACCAACACCAAAGTCAGAGTCTTTGATTGTGGAAAAGGCTTCCTCAAATGCTACATTGCACACTTCTTATCACCCTTTCTCTAGTTACAACATAAATAATGCag GTTACAATAACAGTAATTGGGGAATGAACGTGAACGTGAACATGAACATGATGAATAATAATGTGGGAAGAGTGGTAGGAGCTGCATTATTCACTCCCTCACAGTGGATGGAGCTGGAGCACCAAGCACTCATTTATAAGTATATCACTGCAAATGTTCCTGTTCCTTCTCATCTTCTTATTCCAATCAGAAAAGCCCTTCACTCCACTTCTCCATTCTCTAACTTTCCTAATCCACTTCTTAGACCCAATCCTT TGGGATGGGGAGGTTTCCATCTGGGATTCTCGAGCAGCACCGATCCGGAGCCGGGTCGGTGCAGGAGAACCGATGGGAAGAAATGGCGGTGCTCGAGGGACGCAGTTGTGGACCAGAAGTACTGCGAGCGTCACATGAACCGAGGCCGCCATCGTTCAAGAAAGCCTGTGGAAGGCCAATCAGGCCATGCTGCTgccgtcaccaccaccaccaccaccacaaccaccactTCTAACTCAAAGCTATTGTTGCCTAACAGCAACAATTCAAGTTCTTCATTTTCCATTGTGGGGAACACTGCttccaacaacaacagcaacactATTTCATTTGGAAACTGCCATGAACACAAGAATGTTATTCAGCAGCAGCAGCCTGTTGCATCTGATGCTTCTGCTGCCAATAATATCAGCAG GATGTTTATGAAGAAAGAGAACAATAATGCAAATGAGAGTTGTTCATCACTACTTCCAATGCTACCACCAAACCTTGATCTGAAACCAAAGGAAAACCCATTCATGATTCATAACAACAACCATGAATTTGGAGTTGTGACTTGTGATTCACTCCTTAACCCTTCTTCCAATAATAAGAGCAATGATTCACAAAACAATTCCCTAAGGCATTTCATTGATGAGTCAACACAATTGTCAATCTCAATCCCAAATCATCAATTCATGCCAACCAATGAGAAAGTGACACTCTCACCTTTGAGGGTATCATCATCAAGGGAGTTGGAATTGGAATTGGTAGACCCTATTCAAATGGGGTTAGGAGTTGGAATTGGTGTCAACAACAACATTGTTAGACAACCAAATTGGATTCCAATTTCATGGGAGAGTTCAATGGGTGGTCCACTTGGTGAGGTTCTCaaccttaataataataataatagtaataacaataataagGGTTCTATGAACCTTATTAGTAGTGATGGTTGGGACAATAGTCCTTCAATAGGGTCATCACCTACTGGGGTGTTGCAAAAGACAACAGCATTTGGTTCACTCTCTAATAGCAGTGCTGGGAGTAGTCCAAGGGCAGcagacaacaacaaaggagggGCAATCTTGTAA